A window from Chryseobacterium vaccae encodes these proteins:
- the htpG gene encoding molecular chaperone HtpG, whose amino-acid sequence MTKGNINVSVENIFPLIKKFLYSDHEIFLRELISNATDATLKLKHLTGIGEVKVEYGNPKIEVKIDKDQKTVRIIDQGIGMTGEEVEKYINQVAFSGAEEFLEKYKDTAKDSGIIGHFGLGFYSAFMVAEKVEILTKSYKDEPAVRWICDGSPEFTLEETTDKTDRGTEIILHIAEDSVEFLEEGKIRELLLKYNKFMPVPIKFGTKTHTLPLPEDAPEDAVAETEEVDNIINNPVPAWTIAPSELNNEDYMKFYHELYPMQFEEPLFNIHLNVDYPFNLTGILFFPKLSNNLNIDKDKIQLYQNQVFVTDEVKGIVPDFLMLLRGVIDSPDIPLNVSRSYLQADGAVKKISSYITKKVADKMASLINENREDYEKKWNDIKIVIEYGIITEEKFSEKADKFTLYPTTDGKYFLWDELVEKIKPSQTDKDDKLVILYATNADEQHSYIQSAKDKGYEVLLLDSPIIPHVIQKLETSKEKISFARVDADHINNLIKKDEPVISKLNETEKETLKTNIEEAVKDTKFTVQLEDLDSTDAPFTITQPEFMRRMKDMQATGGGGMFGMGGFPEMYNLVVNSNSELSGQILKTENAEEKENLIKYALDLAKLSQNLLKGKELTDFIQRSYKQLEK is encoded by the coding sequence ATGACTAAAGGAAATATTAATGTATCTGTGGAAAATATTTTCCCGCTTATCAAAAAATTTCTTTACAGTGACCACGAAATATTCTTAAGAGAGCTGATCTCCAATGCAACGGATGCTACATTGAAATTAAAGCACCTGACAGGTATCGGGGAAGTTAAAGTAGAATATGGAAATCCGAAAATTGAAGTAAAGATCGATAAGGACCAGAAAACGGTACGCATCATCGACCAGGGAATCGGGATGACCGGAGAAGAGGTTGAAAAATATATCAATCAGGTGGCTTTTTCCGGAGCGGAAGAGTTTTTGGAAAAATATAAAGATACCGCGAAAGATTCAGGCATCATCGGACATTTCGGACTTGGATTCTACTCTGCATTTATGGTGGCTGAAAAAGTGGAAATCCTTACCAAATCTTACAAAGATGAACCTGCTGTAAGATGGATTTGCGACGGAAGCCCTGAATTTACCCTTGAAGAAACAACGGATAAAACAGACAGAGGAACGGAAATTATTCTTCACATTGCAGAAGATTCTGTAGAGTTTCTGGAAGAAGGAAAAATCCGTGAACTGTTACTGAAGTATAATAAATTTATGCCTGTTCCTATTAAATTCGGAACAAAAACACATACGCTGCCATTACCAGAGGATGCTCCTGAAGATGCCGTGGCAGAAACAGAAGAAGTAGACAACATCATCAACAATCCGGTGCCGGCATGGACAATTGCTCCAAGCGAACTGAATAATGAGGATTACATGAAGTTCTATCACGAGCTGTATCCGATGCAGTTTGAAGAACCTTTATTCAATATTCACCTGAATGTTGATTATCCTTTCAACCTTACCGGAATTCTGTTTTTCCCGAAACTGAGCAATAATTTAAATATTGATAAAGATAAAATTCAATTATATCAAAATCAGGTCTTCGTAACAGATGAAGTAAAAGGGATTGTTCCTGATTTCCTAATGCTTCTTAGAGGGGTAATTGATTCTCCGGATATTCCGCTGAATGTTTCCCGTTCTTACCTGCAGGCAGACGGTGCTGTAAAAAAGATTTCTTCTTACATCACCAAAAAAGTAGCTGATAAGATGGCTTCCCTGATCAACGAAAACCGTGAAGATTACGAGAAAAAATGGAATGACATTAAAATCGTTATCGAATACGGGATCATTACAGAAGAAAAATTCTCTGAGAAAGCAGATAAGTTCACATTATATCCTACAACAGACGGAAAATACTTCCTGTGGGATGAGTTGGTTGAAAAGATCAAACCTTCACAGACTGATAAAGACGATAAGCTGGTGATCCTTTATGCAACCAATGCAGACGAACAGCACAGCTACATTCAATCTGCTAAAGATAAAGGCTATGAGGTTCTTCTCCTGGACTCTCCAATCATTCCTCACGTGATTCAGAAGCTGGAAACCTCAAAAGAGAAAATTTCTTTTGCCAGAGTGGATGCGGACCACATCAATAACCTGATCAAAAAAGATGAACCGGTTATTTCTAAACTAAACGAAACTGAAAAGGAAACTTTAAAAACCAATATTGAAGAAGCGGTAAAAGATACTAAATTCACGGTTCAGCTTGAAGACCTTGACAGTACTGATGCTCCTTTCACCATCACCCAGCCGGAATTCATGAGAAGAATGAAAGATATGCAGGCAACAGGCGGAGGCGGTATGTTTGGAATGGGTGGTTTCCCGGAAATGTATAACCTGGTGGTGAATTCCAACAGTGAGCTATCCGGTCAGATCTTAAAAACGGAAAATGCTGAAGAAAAGGAAAACCTGATCAAATATGCTCTGGATCTCGCCAAACTATCACAAAACTTACTGAAAGGAAAAGAACTGACAGATTTTATACAGAGAAGCTATAAGCAACTTGAAAAATAA
- a CDS encoding alpha/beta hydrolase family protein, with protein sequence MKLKCTVFILFIMTCWAYGQKKTLDHSVYDSWQNMGARKISNDGKWIAYSVDVQEGNSNLFLYSVRNKVSKQFARAAKVDFTNDSRFAVFQIRPLYKDIKAVKDKKLKKNKLTKDSLAIVDFSSDKTEKIPNVKNFKIPEKSGSYVAYLLEDVKDKSNDVSGKEEEDDNKEEDKNVKPLQLVVRNLLNGKSTAYDNVIRYEFSKNGTQLVFVTKKPEEKASKNKKEEKDSTDEKSVDKKDTDKSKPKKYALQTVQVIDLQKESVTKISEMEGDFSQLSFDEKGNQLAFVGTSSAQNDLVKSYQLYYFNFKGNKKETVTNENAHMKKNWVISENRLPIFSKNGKQLYFGVAPKPIAKDTAMIANDHAVVDIWNYRDDYLQTVQLKELKDDLKKSYAAVMQTEKPDFFRNIDDADLDTLRLVNEGNAEYALGITSLNNRIASQWEGSTKKTYFVIDHKTGERTEIIRNLDGSVALSPLGKFIVIFDSEKGNWFSYNVKTKQTLPLTSGLPVSFVDEEFDMPDFPSSYGIASWTDNDESVIIRDRYDLWEFSLNGSKKPRNITNGFGRKNKITFDTYDLDKDIKSLNRKSSIYLSAFDNTSKANGIFKTSVQSNADPVKIQMENVWGYRSIQKAKNAEEYIIIKESYTDSPDIFVTANFSEQQKLSKTNPQQNLYNWGTDELVRWTTPKGNTSTGILYKPEDFNPDKKYPMIVYFYEKLSDNLNRYVAPAPTPSRLNISYFVSNGYLVFTPDISYTDGLPGESAMEYINSGVEKLKQNSWVDGAKIGIQGQSWGGYQVAYLIAHTNMYAAAWSGAPVVNMTSAYGGIRWSSGMNRQFQYEKSQSRLGKNLWEAPELYIKNSPLFTIDKVKTPVVIMSNDKDGAVPWYQGIEMFTALRRLGKPVWLLNYNGDDHNLIKRQNRKDIQIREQQFFDYYLKGAKAPIWMTKGIPATQKGKDWGFDLTDDKP encoded by the coding sequence ATGAAGTTGAAATGTACAGTTTTCATTCTGTTCATCATGACCTGCTGGGCGTATGGACAGAAAAAAACCTTAGACCATTCTGTTTATGACAGCTGGCAAAATATGGGTGCGAGAAAAATCTCAAATGACGGAAAATGGATTGCTTATTCTGTAGATGTTCAGGAAGGAAACTCTAATCTTTTTTTATATTCGGTTAGAAATAAAGTTTCAAAGCAGTTTGCAAGAGCAGCCAAAGTGGATTTTACGAATGATTCCAGATTTGCTGTTTTTCAGATTCGTCCGTTGTATAAAGATATCAAAGCGGTAAAAGATAAAAAGCTTAAAAAAAATAAATTAACAAAAGATAGCCTTGCAATAGTTGATTTTTCAAGTGATAAAACGGAGAAAATCCCCAATGTAAAAAACTTCAAAATTCCTGAAAAATCCGGTTCTTATGTTGCCTATCTTCTGGAGGATGTCAAAGATAAATCTAATGATGTTTCTGGTAAAGAAGAGGAAGACGACAATAAAGAGGAAGATAAAAATGTAAAGCCATTGCAGCTGGTCGTTCGAAATCTTTTGAACGGAAAAAGTACAGCCTATGATAACGTTATCCGTTATGAATTCAGTAAAAATGGAACGCAGCTCGTTTTTGTGACTAAGAAACCGGAAGAAAAAGCCAGTAAGAACAAAAAAGAGGAAAAAGATTCAACAGATGAGAAATCTGTGGATAAGAAAGATACTGACAAATCAAAGCCAAAGAAATATGCACTTCAAACGGTACAGGTAATTGATCTGCAAAAGGAATCAGTGACTAAAATCTCAGAAATGGAAGGAGATTTTTCACAGTTGTCTTTTGATGAAAAAGGAAATCAGCTGGCGTTTGTAGGAACTTCTTCTGCACAGAATGATTTAGTGAAATCCTATCAGTTATATTACTTTAATTTTAAAGGAAATAAAAAGGAAACAGTAACCAATGAAAATGCCCATATGAAAAAGAATTGGGTCATTTCGGAAAACCGTCTGCCTATATTCAGCAAAAACGGGAAACAGCTGTATTTTGGGGTTGCTCCAAAACCAATTGCAAAAGATACTGCCATGATTGCGAATGATCATGCTGTTGTGGATATCTGGAATTACAGAGATGATTATCTGCAAACAGTACAGTTAAAGGAGTTGAAAGATGATCTGAAAAAATCTTATGCAGCAGTAATGCAGACAGAAAAACCGGATTTTTTCAGAAATATTGATGATGCAGATCTGGATACTTTACGATTGGTAAACGAAGGAAATGCTGAATATGCACTGGGAATTACCAGCTTGAATAACCGTATTGCTTCACAGTGGGAAGGCTCAACCAAGAAAACTTATTTCGTAATTGATCATAAAACAGGAGAAAGAACGGAAATCATCCGAAATCTGGACGGGTCGGTTGCCCTATCTCCGCTTGGAAAATTTATTGTGATTTTTGACAGTGAAAAAGGCAATTGGTTCAGTTATAATGTGAAAACCAAACAAACTCTGCCACTCACCAGCGGATTACCGGTTTCTTTCGTTGATGAGGAGTTTGATATGCCGGATTTTCCAAGTTCTTATGGTATCGCTTCCTGGACGGATAATGATGAATCTGTGATTATCAGAGATCGTTATGATCTTTGGGAGTTTTCCTTAAACGGTTCAAAAAAACCAAGAAATATCACCAATGGATTCGGACGTAAAAATAAAATAACATTTGATACATACGATCTGGATAAAGACATTAAAAGTTTAAACCGAAAGTCTTCTATCTATTTATCAGCATTTGACAATACATCCAAAGCGAACGGAATTTTTAAAACATCTGTTCAGTCGAACGCAGATCCTGTAAAAATTCAGATGGAAAATGTCTGGGGATATAGAAGCATTCAAAAAGCAAAAAATGCAGAAGAATATATTATCATAAAAGAATCCTACACTGATTCTCCGGATATTTTTGTCACAGCAAATTTCTCAGAACAGCAGAAACTGAGTAAAACCAATCCACAACAAAACCTTTATAATTGGGGTACAGACGAATTGGTACGCTGGACAACACCAAAAGGAAATACATCCACAGGAATTTTATACAAACCGGAAGATTTCAATCCGGATAAAAAATATCCTATGATCGTCTATTTCTATGAGAAACTTTCAGATAATCTGAACCGTTATGTAGCACCCGCTCCAACACCTTCCCGATTAAATATTTCTTATTTTGTGAGCAACGGATATCTGGTTTTCACTCCTGATATTTCATACACAGACGGCTTACCGGGAGAATCGGCGATGGAATACATTAATTCCGGGGTTGAAAAGCTGAAGCAAAATTCGTGGGTGGATGGTGCTAAAATAGGAATTCAGGGACAAAGCTGGGGAGGTTACCAGGTAGCCTATCTTATTGCTCATACCAATATGTATGCCGCTGCCTGGAGTGGTGCTCCTGTTGTCAACATGACGTCCGCCTACGGAGGAATCCGGTGGTCTTCAGGAATGAACAGACAGTTTCAGTATGAAAAGTCACAGAGCAGATTAGGGAAAAATCTATGGGAGGCACCGGAGCTCTATATTAAAAATTCACCGCTTTTTACCATTGATAAGGTGAAAACTCCGGTAGTTATTATGAGTAACGATAAAGATGGAGCTGTTCCATGGTATCAGGGAATTGAAATGTTTACCGCGTTACGCCGTCTCGGAAAACCGGTTTGGCTTCTGAATTATAATGGTGATGATCACAATCTGATAAAACGCCAGAACAGAAAAGATATCCAAATCCGCGAACAGCAATTTTTTGATTATTATCTTAAAGGGGCTAAAGCTCCAATATGGATGACAAAAGGTATTCCAGCCACCCAAAAAGGAAAAGATTGGGGTTTTGATCTGACAGATGATAAGCCTTAA